In Geomonas ferrireducens, one DNA window encodes the following:
- the rpsI gene encoding 30S ribosomal protein S9, whose amino-acid sequence MAVSFYATGKRKSSIARVWLKPGNGEIIVNTKTLDSYFGRETSKMVVMQPLELTENVGKFDIFCTVKGGGDSGQAGAIKHGITKALIEADADLRGTLKKAGFITRDSRIKERKKYGKKAARASFQFSKR is encoded by the coding sequence ATGGCAGTGAGTTTTTACGCAACTGGGAAAAGGAAGTCGTCCATCGCCAGGGTTTGGCTCAAGCCCGGCAACGGCGAGATCATTGTAAATACCAAGACTCTTGACAGCTACTTCGGCCGCGAGACCTCCAAGATGGTCGTCATGCAGCCCCTTGAGCTGACCGAGAACGTCGGCAAGTTCGACATCTTCTGCACCGTGAAGGGCGGTGGTGACTCCGGCCAGGCCGGCGCCATCAAGCACGGCATCACCAAGGCTCTCATCGAGGCCGATGCCGACCTGCGCGGTACCCTGAAGAAGGCCGGGTTCATCACCCGCGACTCGCGCATCAAGGAAAGAAAGAAGTACGGCAAGAAGGCTGCTCGCGCAAGCTTCCAGTTCTCCAAGCGTTAA
- the rplM gene encoding 50S ribosomal protein L13: MKTQVAKKEEVTRDWYLVDVDSKVLGRVATEIANVLRGKNKPTFTPSVDTGDFVIVVNAEKIALTGKKFSDKTYYSHSSFPGGLKEITAGKLIDKKPEELIKKAVKGMLPKNKLARHMLKKLKIYSGGAHPHAAQNPKNLNI, translated from the coding sequence ATGAAGACGCAAGTCGCCAAAAAAGAAGAAGTGACCAGGGATTGGTACCTGGTTGATGTGGATAGTAAGGTGCTCGGCCGTGTCGCGACTGAAATCGCCAACGTGCTGCGCGGCAAGAACAAGCCGACCTTTACCCCGAGTGTGGACACCGGCGACTTTGTCATCGTCGTGAACGCAGAGAAGATCGCCCTGACCGGCAAGAAGTTTTCCGACAAGACTTACTACAGCCACTCCTCTTTCCCGGGCGGCCTGAAAGAGATCACTGCCGGCAAGCTCATCGACAAGAAGCCGGAAGAGCTGATCAAGAAAGCAGTGAAGGGCATGCTTCCGAAGAACAAGCTCGCCCGTCACATGCTCAAGAAGCTGAAGATCTACAGCGGCGGCGCTCATCCGCATGCTGCTCAGAATCCTAAGAATCTGAACATTTAA
- the truA gene encoding tRNA pseudouridine(38-40) synthase TruA, protein MRNIKLIIEYDGTAYAGWQVQPNALTIQEVVEKALAQMLGERTVLHASGRTDAGVHARGMVACFKTERTIPLRAFREGLNTILPNDIAVRHAAEVPLDFHPRFDAQAKHYRYTMLLDDLRSPLARHTAWRVKGKLDIEAMRAACKVFVGEHDFAAFRGSNCAAKTTVRRIYSMELVQDGRLLHLDINGSGFLKNMVRIITGTLIDVGQGRLSVADVARLLNGGDRQKAGMTVPPQGLCLMQVFYPQQDGE, encoded by the coding sequence ATGCGCAACATCAAGCTGATAATTGAATACGACGGCACCGCCTATGCCGGCTGGCAGGTGCAGCCAAACGCGCTCACCATCCAGGAGGTCGTGGAGAAGGCGCTCGCGCAGATGCTCGGGGAGCGCACAGTTCTGCACGCCTCCGGCCGCACCGACGCTGGCGTGCACGCTCGCGGCATGGTCGCCTGCTTCAAGACCGAACGCACCATACCGCTGCGCGCCTTCCGTGAGGGGCTGAACACGATCCTCCCGAACGACATCGCGGTGCGCCACGCCGCTGAGGTGCCGCTCGACTTCCACCCGCGCTTTGATGCGCAGGCGAAGCACTACCGCTACACCATGCTGCTTGACGACCTCCGTTCACCGCTAGCCCGCCACACTGCCTGGCGCGTGAAGGGAAAACTCGACATCGAGGCGATGCGCGCGGCGTGCAAGGTCTTCGTGGGCGAGCACGACTTCGCCGCCTTCCGCGGCTCGAACTGCGCCGCTAAGACCACGGTGCGCCGCATCTACAGCATGGAGCTTGTGCAGGATGGACGCCTGCTTCACCTGGACATCAACGGCAGCGGCTTTCTCAAAAACATGGTCCGCATCATCACCGGGACGCTCATAGATGTTGGGCAGGGGAGACTCTCCGTGGCGGACGTGGCGCGACTTCTCAATGGGGGAGACCGTCAAAAGGCAGGGATGACGGTACCGCCGCAGGGGCTCTGTCTTATGCAGGTTTTTTACCCCCAGCAGGACGGTGAATGA
- a CDS encoding aspartate-semialdehyde dehydrogenase → MKKTWNVAVVGATGAVGTQMIECLVERNFPVGKIKFLASSRSAGQVLEYDGKPVTVEELTHDSFEGIDIALFSAGGARSEEFCPSAVKAGAVCIDNSSAWRMNPDVPLVVPEVNPHAIAGYKKKGIIANPNCSTIQMVVALKPLHDFGTIKRIVVSTYQAVSGTGNKAIDELRVQTGELLNGRPPKAEVYPHRIAFNCLPQIDSFCDNGYTKEEMKMVNETRKIMEADIATTATCVRVPVFYGHSESVNIETEKKITVAKARELLEDAPGVELVDNPGSGEYPMAMDVAGEDLTLVGRIREDATIKNGLNLWIVADNLRKGAATNAVQIAELLIEDYLK, encoded by the coding sequence ATGAAGAAGACGTGGAACGTAGCAGTGGTTGGCGCGACCGGCGCCGTGGGAACCCAGATGATCGAGTGTCTCGTGGAGAGGAACTTCCCTGTGGGGAAGATCAAGTTCCTGGCGAGCTCGCGAAGTGCCGGGCAGGTGCTCGAATACGACGGCAAGCCGGTGACCGTTGAGGAGCTGACCCACGACTCCTTCGAGGGGATCGATATCGCCCTCTTCTCGGCGGGCGGGGCCCGCTCCGAGGAGTTTTGCCCCTCTGCCGTGAAGGCCGGCGCTGTCTGCATCGATAATTCCAGCGCTTGGCGCATGAACCCCGACGTGCCGCTCGTGGTGCCCGAGGTGAATCCGCACGCCATCGCCGGCTACAAGAAAAAGGGGATCATCGCGAACCCCAACTGCTCCACCATCCAGATGGTGGTGGCATTGAAGCCGCTGCACGACTTCGGCACCATCAAAAGGATCGTCGTCTCCACCTACCAGGCGGTCTCCGGGACCGGTAACAAGGCGATCGACGAGCTGCGCGTCCAGACCGGCGAACTGTTGAACGGACGTCCCCCGAAGGCCGAGGTCTACCCGCACCGCATCGCCTTCAACTGCCTGCCGCAGATCGACTCCTTCTGCGACAACGGTTACACGAAGGAAGAGATGAAAATGGTGAACGAGACCAGGAAGATCATGGAGGCGGACATCGCCACCACCGCCACCTGTGTCAGGGTGCCGGTTTTCTACGGGCATTCCGAGTCGGTGAACATCGAGACGGAGAAGAAGATCACCGTCGCCAAGGCGCGCGAGCTCCTTGAGGATGCGCCCGGTGTGGAGCTGGTTGACAACCCGGGCAGCGGCGAGTACCCGATGGCGATGGACGTGGCCGGAGAGGACCTCACCCTGGTAGGCCGCATCCGTGAGGACGCCACCATCAAGAACGGCCTGAACCTCTGGATCGTCGCCGACAACCTGAGAAAAGGTGCCGCCACCAACGCCGTGCAAATCGCCGAGCTGCTGATCGAGGATTATCTGAAGTAG
- the argC gene encoding N-acetyl-gamma-glutamyl-phosphate reductase: MIKVAIVGASGYTGVELIRILHAHPEVAVTCVTSEQSAGRPVSDVFPTLRGRCDLILEPLEPVGIAEQVDVVFTALPHKAAMAVVPTFLKMGKDVVDLSADYRLHDADVYGKWYEKHLTPELLPQAVYGIPELRRDKIKEASLIANPGCYPTSVILGLAPLLKGKVIDPKSIIVDAKSGTSGAGRGAKVDNLYCEVNEGFKAYGVGGVHRHIPEIEQELSLLAGNPLTITFTPHLVPMDRGILSTIYSVPTGKVSATELITLYETFYEGEPFVRVLPEGVLPSTAHVRGSNFCDIGVVVDDRTGRIIVVSAIDNLVKGASGQAVQNMNLMCGLPETLGLDFLGIFP, from the coding sequence ATGATCAAGGTTGCCATAGTCGGTGCCAGCGGTTACACCGGCGTCGAACTGATCCGTATTCTGCACGCCCACCCCGAGGTGGCCGTTACCTGTGTGACTTCCGAACAGAGCGCCGGGCGTCCGGTGAGCGACGTGTTCCCGACCCTGCGCGGCAGGTGCGATCTCATTCTCGAGCCGCTGGAGCCGGTAGGGATCGCCGAACAGGTTGACGTGGTCTTCACCGCGCTGCCGCACAAGGCTGCCATGGCGGTGGTGCCGACCTTCCTCAAGATGGGGAAGGACGTCGTCGACCTCTCCGCCGATTACCGCCTGCACGACGCCGACGTCTACGGGAAGTGGTACGAAAAGCACCTCACCCCTGAACTCCTCCCCCAGGCTGTGTACGGCATCCCCGAGCTGCGCCGTGACAAGATCAAGGAGGCATCCCTCATCGCGAACCCCGGCTGCTACCCGACCAGTGTCATCCTCGGGCTTGCGCCGCTTCTGAAGGGGAAGGTGATCGATCCGAAGAGCATCATCGTTGATGCCAAATCCGGCACGTCGGGTGCTGGGCGCGGCGCCAAGGTCGACAACCTCTACTGCGAGGTGAACGAAGGCTTCAAGGCCTACGGCGTCGGCGGTGTGCACCGTCACATCCCGGAGATCGAGCAGGAGCTTTCCCTTCTCGCGGGGAACCCTTTGACTATCACCTTCACACCGCACCTGGTCCCGATGGACCGCGGCATCCTCTCCACTATCTACAGCGTGCCGACCGGCAAGGTGAGCGCCACCGAACTCATCACGCTGTACGAGACCTTCTACGAGGGTGAGCCGTTCGTGAGGGTGCTCCCGGAGGGAGTTCTCCCGTCCACGGCGCACGTGAGAGGTTCCAACTTCTGCGACATCGGTGTCGTCGTTGATGACAGGACCGGCCGGATCATAGTCGTTTCCGCCATCGACAACCTGGTGAAAGGGGCTTCCGGTCAGGCGGTGCAGAACATGAACCTGATGTGCGGTCTCCCCGAGACCCTCGGCCTCGATTTTCTCGGGATCTTCCCGTAA